The genomic window tatactttatataggccgcggtggccgaatggttgagggGTCGGACCTgccccacgacggcaatctgagttcaagggttcgagtcaccggccgcggttgttcccttgggcaaggaacttcacctcgaatgcctaccaagccctgggtgggccaaagccagcccaaagtcagtgctggtcctaaccccggataaatagagagaagattcctaaaaaaaagaaaaaaaaaaaaggtcaacccggcactctcccgtggaaaggaactggggacccccacgtactcactccaagagcatcaaaaacataaaaactacaattaagttatcatgctgtgaccacggcggctcagacataaacctacctttaaaaaagaagaaatactgtatatgtatatactgtatatgtgtatatgtataggttaatcctatgcatatgcatatgcatatgcatatgcatatacatatacatatacatatacatatacataaaacatgtacatgtacatgtacatgtacatgtacatgtacatgtacatatacttatatatatatatatatatatatatattatatatatatattatatatatatatatatatatatatacaaaacacattacacctttaccacacacacacacaccccacacacacacacacacacacaccccacaacaccacacacacacacaccacacacacacacacacacacacacacaccccacacacacacacacacacacacacacacaaacacaaaccacatatgcacacacacacacccatatacacacacacacccctatacacacacacacccatatacacacacacaccatataccaccacacacatatccccacacaccacacaccaacacacacacacacactacaccacacaatatacacacacacaaaaccacacacatatacccacacaatcacaacacatatcacacacacataacaccaccatatacacacacacacacacacactcacactcacactcacactcacacacacacaccacacacacacacaccacacaccaaccccacaacacacacaacaccccacaaccacaccacacacatattttttatttagttatttagtttttatatatatttatgtaaaaattattttatatacaacattttcatatattcctatatattatatatttttttctttttactggggATACTGTGCTCTTGTTGTAGTTGGCAAAATGGGAAATGTCTACACTGGGGCAGGCAAGTACTCCAGAAGTTTATGGTTTCCAATCCCTCCCCTATAGGGGCTGATTGCTGGCCCATATGATGCCTTGTTCTCTTTTATGGATTCATTTTTTGGGgtatgcccctctctctcttattttaaacccccccccccccccccccccccaaaaaacccaaaggggggtttagatttttaaaatttaaacccgtgGGGGAGTTGGCAGCATGCGATGGGCGAAAAAATAATTCACTTGGACTTCATTGGTTtccaaaagcaaaaggaaaaaggtaaaaaatgataaaatccaaAAAAGACAGTGCCCCATCAACTATCAAAGGAACTATGATGGGGATCAAAAAATGTCTGAAATGGAATGAAAGCAACTATTCCCAAATCTAAATCGTACATAAaacagtttaatatattatattcctttttaaatGATTCAAAAGAATGTATGTTTTCAGCAAATTTAGAGTTGAGCAAAAAACTACAGGGCAGTGGTACTTCGTGCTTTGATTGAAAattacaaacaagaaaaaagggatttGAATTAGAGGGTAAATGGTGGACACTGTGTATCTCTGTTCCAACACACAGTGGCAGGCATTATGAATTAGTCAGACTTGATAGTCACTCTTTCACACCAAGCTGCATTGTTACAGTCCCTTTGCATGAAGTGGATTGTAATCAAAATGTGACTGTTACAATGAAGTGTTACCTTGTATTAGATCATTTTGATATGTCTCGTCCTCTGTGTCAAGTACCAGTCTGTGAAGCAGAGGTTGATATACTACATTTCCTTACTTCTCATCGAGTACTGAATAAAGGAATCTTGTCCTCCCCAGGCTTTACTGAATCTCTTGAGAAGTTGTCAAAAGGAAGACTAAGTAATCCAGCtgaaaaaatacaaagcaaagTATCTTCTCTGCCTTGTAAAGTGGCCACTTCATTTACCTCTGATGAGAGAAATGTTTCTTTAATCAAGAACATCTTCAGCACACTTGGTTGTGCAATTTCCCTTAGCCCTAAAACAGAGCAAGTAAGGCTTTGGTACCATGAGTTACCGCTTGATATATACCTGAGCCAACAAAGTGGTAAGATATTAGTAACTTTTGAGGGAACAAAGGTTTCTTTGGTTTTGTCTGCAAAATTAGCAGTAGAGAGCAGAGTAGTAAAGCAGAGATCATCTTATAGTAAATTAAAATTACCACCATCAGTTCTTAGACAGGCTAGGCAATCACACAGGATTTTACAATTTGAGTCCTGCAAGGCTGTTACCCCTAAAGCTGTCATTCATCTACATCATATGACGACAAATGTAATGTCACTTCTACCATTATAACTGGTAAAAAATACTTATTACTTAATTTGATTGTTTATTATGTACAAAAAGAGACACTTTCAAATACAagttaaaaaattatgaataaagtttttgatatgttattatttattaatactcCTAATTTAGTTGTGACATCTTTATGGTCTTTTTACAGTTTAGGCACTTTTACTGATACCAATACTATTGCCTCGATGTTTgctgtcaactctatccattctgaatcttccacccaggtcattactcaacctatAGAAACACACCTCCCTCAACGTCTTCTACTCCATCTTCtgctgcacagtcttcttcattgtcttcttcattgtctacccccaccccccttattactactcttcatctttATTGTCCTCCCAAtagtactacctctctccatatcaccccatcttcctcctgcccttgtccttctactgcttccacctctgcaaaccttttgagtacactttttggcccagccaagtgggatcaattccctgtgattccccctacagcccaatacccttcttttccaacaatgtctccaaaaacaagtaggcaaaatgCCCACTACTCTGCCTAATCATACACATGTGCCAGTTGTGTTGGTTCCCATTATGTATTTTAGAGAaattgccctgcctacaagctcgaatctgaTGTAGCAGTTCTCATATTCAAACTATGCCTTACTCTATgtgaggccagacaagaagcacatggaagaggtttttctctttctacctattcgaAAACTGTACTTCGCTctgctcccctcccatcttctcaagaaatCTCAGCATCTCTCCCAGTATCTCTTCCTTCTACCCTGAACCAACCTATCTCTACTACcctctcccccagtcaaattccttttccagtctaaatccagatactccaatgtCTACCACTACCCCgggccctacccctccccttcttctcactcTACCTGTTGCACCAGATAACCTAAATGTTCCACTccatctaccacatcctctcctacccCCACCTCTTCCTATGCTCCTTGGACAtctgttccctcttctcctccacataagaaaacctttgtttctcagccCTCCTAACCCAACTcctctccagaaactcttgaagacaccCTAAAGTTCataaacatgacccaagagaatgATCCACTCCCATTCACCCTCTAATTCCTTTAGTCGCTCTACAGTCAAAGTATCtactgatatccatcctcctcctcctcaagttcccccctacccctcttcctcccactcaaccaaaaaacaccccatcctctcctccatgtgcatcaccaatccctcttccccattatccttaccacccaCACTTATATGCTCACTTGACTCCCTTAAGTTACAACAATGTCCTTCTGTggatccttcccttcctgacaCTCTTCCCAATACTTTACCACCATCCCCTGTTCCCTTATTTCGTTCTCAGGATTCATCTCTTACTTCCACAACTATCATTTCTTACTGTATTACCATCTGATTGATTCATAATAACTCTTTAGCAGTTTTCCCATACattgttactctcccttcctcagacacatactgTCCATTTGATCTGATCACACATCTTATCTTGATCATTAATTCATTtccaccctttttgccacaatactttaccatagtgctacatgacctttgatgtctagcgcaTTATTTATTCTAACCATTAACGATTGTACCTCAGCCCTTGCCTTACtgaaccaaaaaaatttacctgGGGGCTTTATCCCCAAGCTGCACCCTATCGCTGTGTTTTGTATATGCTGCTGATAACCTTAGATGTTAATTTAGCAGAAAATTTTCaatgaatatgaatgatataGAAAATTTAGCAGCTTAGATTTTTGCTTCCTTAAAAATATCTTAAACATTTGATAGGTGATGCAAACGGGGTAGGCatcttttcaaaaattattatgttCAGTTTGACATTATGATAAACTTGGGCATTGTCCTGGCAGTGTTAACTGGTCAATAATTCAGCCAAAATGCTAACACAAGACTCTTACCAGATTAACTTGGTCTACCCACTCTCTCAAGCAGCATCCTACTAGTAAGTGGTAATACACTTCACAGGAAGCTTGTTTTTACCTTACTCCATACCTGATTGACTAAATTGCTGGCTTCTGAACGTGTCCAGATCATGGA from Penaeus monodon isolate SGIC_2016 unplaced genomic scaffold, NSTDA_Pmon_1 PmonScaffold_2286, whole genome shotgun sequence includes these protein-coding regions:
- the LOC119570186 gene encoding uncharacterized protein LOC119570186: MKCYLVLDHFDMSRPLCQVPVCEAEVDILHFLTSHRVLNKGILSSPGFTESLEKLSKGRLSNPAEKIQSKVSSLPCKVATSFTSDERNVSLIKNIFSTLGCAISLSPKTEQVRLWYHELPLDIYLSQQSGKILVTFEGTKVSLVLSAKLAVESRVVKQRSSYSKLKLPPSVLRQARQSHRILQFESCKAVTPKAVIHLHHMTTNVMSLLPL